A stretch of the Candidatus Limnocylindrales bacterium genome encodes the following:
- a CDS encoding AAA family ATPase, whose amino-acid sequence MGGEPKRATKAVIGEPSLLVGRDHELARLLELYEAASVGRRQLALITGVAGIGKTALARELVRVLASPGAGAPRIGEGHCLRRYALLEPYAPLLTALGEVTADCTADDPIWNECSTWLAQMSTLLSPEQQERLRQSLLGTGTARMLREGIALAERLSEQQPLVLLLEDIHRCDRPTLEWLSSVVARTTPARLLIVATLRLSRARSRGFVSTMVARLAELTDRVTSLSLEALPADAARDYVHQRLEGEIPAAQRAAIADASQGYPLFLEALVDDVAGGKAVPQQLPATLRELLARWLDELTKEDLELLEAAATAGTHFSAREVAAALDRDPAAVGGDCERLAEQRRLLLRHAVTDGERDTYAFRHLLFGQSLVEHMPSPRRRRYHLLLGQFLERRPSGDPRTLISRLVWHFEAGGDLERHAYYLERAAEQLAARFAYREAADVVERCLAAIHRLPDTPQNALREAARQLDYGNLVVALWGFGDARAARAFDRAFEQARRHGDELLMFRAQLGRCLSGVVAGDVTAREPASALLEIVARGHVELSSVAHLYNSYVEFIAGRFAQATEHAVRAERDLAQALPGVPVLTDLESFLHVALALALTPRGELADASAHRERALVRLASHGFPYQRATDLAVLATSTLAAGDADATLALAEQSMEEAERFGLHAATMLAACCRAWARCRRGEGTLEALESAVEERARAREMWFESLLFVALAELCVQGGDLERAAYWLKRAGRVVGESAFEAERWRVRALLARELSARGRSLHEDAAFGDCEPGSEKRLSDQDCFAQALRIARAQGARLFEERTARSMAHDRRS is encoded by the coding sequence GTGGGCGGCGAGCCGAAGCGCGCGACCAAGGCCGTCATCGGCGAGCCGTCGCTGCTGGTCGGACGCGACCACGAGCTCGCGCGCCTGCTCGAGCTCTACGAGGCCGCGTCCGTCGGCCGCCGTCAGCTCGCGCTGATCACCGGCGTAGCGGGCATCGGCAAAACGGCGCTCGCCCGCGAGCTCGTGCGCGTTCTGGCGTCGCCCGGCGCAGGCGCACCGCGCATCGGCGAGGGACACTGCCTGCGGCGCTACGCGCTGCTCGAGCCGTACGCTCCGCTTCTGACGGCGCTCGGCGAAGTGACCGCCGATTGCACGGCCGACGATCCGATCTGGAACGAATGTTCGACGTGGCTCGCGCAGATGTCGACGCTGCTCTCGCCCGAGCAGCAGGAGCGGCTGCGCCAGTCGCTGCTCGGCACGGGTACCGCACGCATGCTGCGCGAGGGAATCGCGCTGGCCGAGCGGCTGAGCGAGCAGCAGCCGCTGGTGCTGTTGCTCGAGGACATTCATCGCTGTGACCGCCCGACGCTCGAATGGCTGTCGAGCGTGGTGGCGCGCACGACGCCGGCGCGGCTGCTCATCGTTGCGACGCTGCGCTTGTCGCGCGCGCGCTCGCGCGGGTTCGTTTCCACCATGGTCGCGCGGCTGGCCGAGCTCACCGATCGCGTCACGAGCCTGTCCCTGGAGGCGCTGCCGGCCGATGCGGCGCGCGACTACGTGCATCAGCGGCTGGAAGGCGAAATCCCCGCCGCGCAGCGCGCCGCCATCGCCGATGCCAGCCAGGGCTACCCGCTGTTTCTCGAAGCTCTGGTCGACGACGTCGCCGGCGGCAAGGCGGTACCGCAGCAGCTGCCCGCGACCCTGCGCGAGCTGCTGGCGCGGTGGCTCGACGAGCTGACGAAGGAGGATCTCGAGCTGCTCGAGGCCGCTGCCACGGCCGGAACCCATTTCTCCGCGCGCGAAGTGGCAGCGGCGCTGGACCGCGACCCCGCGGCCGTGGGCGGCGACTGCGAGCGGCTGGCCGAGCAGCGAAGGCTGCTGCTTCGGCATGCCGTCACCGATGGCGAGCGCGACACGTATGCGTTTCGTCACCTGCTGTTCGGACAGTCGCTGGTCGAGCACATGCCGTCGCCGCGCCGTCGCCGCTATCACCTGCTGCTCGGGCAGTTCCTCGAGCGCCGCCCATCCGGCGATCCACGCACGCTGATCTCGCGCCTGGTCTGGCACTTCGAGGCGGGCGGCGACCTCGAAAGGCATGCCTACTACCTCGAGCGTGCCGCCGAGCAGCTGGCTGCGCGCTTCGCGTATCGCGAGGCGGCCGACGTGGTCGAGCGGTGCCTGGCGGCAATCCACCGTCTGCCCGACACGCCGCAGAACGCGCTGCGCGAGGCCGCGCGCCAGCTCGACTACGGAAACCTCGTCGTCGCGTTGTGGGGCTTCGGCGATGCGCGCGCGGCTCGTGCGTTCGACCGGGCTTTCGAGCAGGCGCGGCGTCATGGCGACGAGCTGCTGATGTTCCGTGCCCAGCTCGGCCGCTGCCTGAGCGGCGTGGTTGCCGGCGACGTCACGGCTCGCGAGCCCGCCTCGGCGCTGCTCGAGATCGTCGCGCGCGGGCACGTCGAGCTGTCCTCGGTCGCGCATCTGTACAACTCGTACGTCGAATTCATCGCCGGCCGCTTCGCCCAAGCCACCGAGCATGCCGTGCGTGCCGAGCGCGACCTGGCGCAGGCCCTTCCCGGCGTCCCCGTCCTCACCGACCTGGAATCCTTTCTCCACGTCGCGCTGGCGCTGGCGCTGACGCCGCGCGGCGAGCTGGCCGACGCCAGCGCGCACCGCGAGCGCGCGCTGGTGCGCCTTGCCTCGCACGGCTTTCCGTACCAGCGCGCGACGGACCTGGCCGTTCTCGCCACCTCCACGCTGGCCGCGGGCGACGCCGATGCCACGCTGGCGCTGGCCGAGCAGTCGATGGAAGAGGCCGAGCGGTTCGGCCTGCACGCCGCGACGATGCTCGCCGCCTGCTGCCGCGCGTGGGCGCGCTGCCGGCGAGGGGAGGGGACGCTGGAAGCTCTGGAGTCCGCGGTCGAGGAGCGCGCGCGTGCCCGCGAGATGTGGTTCGAGTCGCTGCTGTTCGTGGCGCTTGCCGAGCTCTGCGTGCAGGGCGGCGACCTGGAGCGCGCGGCCTACTGGCTCAAGCGTGCCGGGCGCGTGGTGGGCGAGAGCGCGTTCGAGGCCGAGCGCTGGCGGGTTCGCGCCCTGCTCGCGCGCGAGCTGTCCGCGCGCGGCCGGTCGCTGCACGAGGACGCGGCGTTCGGGGACTGCGAGCCGGGATCGGAGAAGCGGCTGTCGGACCAGGACTGTTTCGCGCAGGCGCTGCGCATCGCCCGGGCGCAGGGCGCGCGGCTGTTCGAGGAGCGCACTGCGCGCTCCATGGCCCACGACCGCCGCAGCTGA
- the rpmE gene encoding 50S ribosomal protein L31, translating into MKAGIHPEYKEVEVICACGNSFRTRSTAPKIHVEICSNCHPFYTGTQKLMDTAGRVERFRQRYGNAKYGK; encoded by the coding sequence ATGAAGGCAGGCATCCATCCCGAGTACAAAGAGGTCGAGGTCATCTGCGCGTGCGGCAACAGCTTCCGCACCCGCTCGACGGCCCCGAAGATCCACGTCGAAATCTGCTCCAACTGCCATCCCTTCTACACCGGGACGCAGAAGCTCATGGATACCGCCGGCCGGGTCGAGCGCTTCCGCCAGAGATACGGGAACGCCAAGTACGGGAAGTAG
- the prfA gene encoding peptide chain release factor 1 — translation MLEKLAQIEKRFEAIEAEVADPSAYGNRERFADLMRERADLTEIVETFRRRRATEQQLLEAKAMRDDSDPDIREMAVSEIRELEPRLERLDRELQMLLVPKDPLDQRNAIVEIRAGTGGDEAALFGGDLLRMYLRYCELRGLKVETLGISAGAKGGVKEAALLVSGKDAYGLLKYEGGVHRVQRVPETESQGRIHTSAVTVAVLPEAEEVDIKIEDKDLRIDVYRSSGPGGQSVNTTDSAVRITHIPSGLVVIQQDEKSQHKNKAKALKILRSRLFDLEEAKRRAEIDANRRAMVGTGDRSERIRTYNFPQGRVTDHRIGLTLYSLDAFLGGDMDEMLSALRAHYQAEALKAEAAR, via the coding sequence ATGCTCGAGAAGCTCGCCCAGATCGAAAAGCGCTTTGAGGCCATCGAGGCCGAGGTCGCCGACCCGTCCGCATACGGGAATCGCGAGCGGTTCGCCGATCTCATGCGCGAGCGCGCCGACCTGACCGAGATCGTCGAGACGTTCCGCCGCCGTCGCGCCACCGAGCAGCAGCTCCTCGAAGCCAAGGCGATGCGCGACGACTCCGATCCCGACATCCGCGAGATGGCGGTTTCCGAGATTCGCGAGCTGGAGCCGCGCCTGGAGCGGCTCGACCGCGAGCTGCAGATGCTGCTGGTGCCCAAGGACCCGCTCGATCAGCGCAACGCCATCGTGGAAATCCGCGCCGGCACCGGCGGCGACGAAGCGGCGCTGTTCGGCGGCGACCTTCTGCGCATGTACCTGCGCTACTGCGAGCTGCGCGGGCTCAAGGTCGAAACGCTCGGCATCAGCGCCGGCGCCAAGGGCGGCGTCAAGGAAGCGGCGCTGCTGGTCTCGGGCAAGGATGCCTACGGCCTGCTCAAGTACGAGGGCGGCGTGCACCGCGTGCAGCGCGTCCCCGAGACCGAGTCGCAGGGTCGCATCCACACCTCGGCGGTCACCGTGGCCGTGCTTCCCGAAGCCGAAGAGGTCGACATCAAGATCGAGGACAAGGACCTTCGCATCGACGTCTACCGCTCCTCGGGCCCCGGCGGCCAGTCGGTCAACACGACCGACTCGGCGGTGCGCATCACGCACATTCCGAGCGGCCTGGTCGTCATCCAGCAGGACGAGAAGAGCCAGCACAAGAACAAGGCGAAGGCGCTCAAGATCCTGCGCTCGCGCCTGTTCGACCTGGAAGAGGCCAAGCGCCGTGCGGAGATCGACGCCAACCGCCGCGCGATGGTCGGCACCGGCGATCGCTCCGAGCGCATTCGCACCTACAACTTCCCGCAGGGCCGCGTCACCGACCACCGCATCGGGCTGACGCTCTATTCGCTCGATGCATTCCTGGGCGGCGACATGGACGAGATGCTCAGCGCCCTGCGCGCGCACTACCAGGCCGAAGCGCTCAAGGCCGAGGCGGCCCGATGA
- the prmC gene encoding peptide chain release factor N(5)-glutamine methyltransferase, translating to MSSATGTDNPRSLLDYLRLTEGFLAGKGIDSPRLDSELLLASVLGMTRVQLYTSFERPLSREEVDAYRALVRRRAAREPVAYILGRREFWSLEIEVDRRVLVPRPETELLVEQALQILRARVAAGADAVRVADVGTGSGAIAVAIAKEIPQASVVATDRSEAALEVAPRNACRHGVEGRIEWVSGDLLTALSGRGAFDLIVANPPYIRSGEVAALPPEVRDWEPRMALVAGEDGMDSTRPLVLGAPELLAPGGWLAVEVGTQAGLVRQCFEETGYADVRVVRDLAGTERVVAGRRS from the coding sequence ATGAGCAGCGCCACCGGCACCGACAATCCGCGCTCGCTCCTGGACTACCTGCGACTGACCGAGGGCTTTCTTGCCGGCAAGGGCATCGACAGCCCGCGTCTGGATTCCGAGCTGTTGCTGGCTTCGGTTCTCGGCATGACGCGCGTGCAGCTTTACACCAGCTTCGAGCGGCCGCTCTCGCGCGAGGAAGTCGATGCGTATCGCGCGCTGGTGCGGCGCCGCGCCGCACGCGAGCCGGTGGCCTACATCCTCGGCCGGCGCGAGTTCTGGTCGCTGGAGATCGAGGTCGACCGGCGCGTGCTCGTGCCCCGGCCCGAAACCGAGCTGCTGGTGGAGCAGGCGCTGCAGATCCTGCGCGCGCGTGTTGCGGCCGGCGCCGATGCCGTGCGCGTGGCCGACGTCGGCACGGGCTCGGGAGCCATCGCGGTCGCGATCGCCAAGGAGATTCCCCAAGCGTCCGTCGTGGCCACCGACAGGTCGGAGGCGGCGCTCGAGGTCGCGCCCCGCAATGCGTGCCGGCACGGCGTCGAGGGGCGCATCGAGTGGGTCTCCGGGGATCTTCTGACGGCGTTAAGCGGCCGAGGCGCCTTCGACCTCATCGTGGCGAACCCTCCGTACATCCGCTCCGGCGAGGTCGCCGCGCTGCCTCCCGAGGTTCGCGACTGGGAGCCGCGCATGGCCCTGGTTGCCGGCGAGGACGGCATGGATTCCACGCGCCCTCTGGTGCTCGGCGCGCCGGAGCTGCTCGCGCCGGGCGGCTGGCTTGCGGTGGAAGTCGGAACGCAGGCGGGCCTGGTGCGGCAGTGCTTCGAGGAGACGGGCTACGCCGACGTGCGCGTCGTGCGCGACCTCGCCGGCACCGAGCGCGTCGTCGCAGGCAGGAGATCGTGA
- the murA gene encoding UDP-N-acetylglucosamine 1-carboxyvinyltransferase, producing MDKLVIQGGTRLAGEVEAGGAKNAALPLLFACLLTDEPCRLTNVPDVADIRTTARMLEALGARVDRPAPGELIVDCANVDKFEAPYDLVRRMRASFLTLGPLLARFGRARVSRPGGCAIGSRPIDIHLDGMRALGARIELDGGYANASADSLVGGHVIFSMPSVGATENVMMAAALAKGSTRIENAAREPEIVDLAGALVSMGANICGAGTSVIEIEGVAQLSGMQHAVVEDRIVAGTFLCGAAMTEGDVFVRGARADHLESLLETLTLAGCKIDIQPDGVRASMQGRPRPVDIVTAPFPGFPTDLQAQWMALMCLADGRCQIEERIFENRFMHVEELARMGAQIQINRGAAIVTGRPSLSGAPVMATDLRASVCLVLAGIAASGTTEVMRIYHLDRGYEHIEKKLALLGAQVSREKEGA from the coding sequence ATGGACAAGCTGGTCATCCAAGGCGGCACCAGGCTGGCAGGCGAGGTCGAGGCGGGCGGCGCCAAGAACGCGGCGCTGCCGCTGCTGTTCGCATGCCTGCTCACCGATGAGCCGTGCCGGCTGACCAACGTCCCCGACGTCGCCGACATCCGCACGACCGCGCGCATGCTCGAGGCGCTCGGGGCGCGAGTCGACCGCCCTGCGCCCGGTGAGCTGATCGTCGACTGCGCCAACGTCGACAAGTTCGAGGCGCCCTACGATCTGGTCCGGCGCATGCGCGCGTCGTTCCTGACGCTGGGGCCGCTGCTGGCGCGCTTCGGCCGCGCGCGCGTCTCGCGGCCCGGCGGATGCGCCATCGGCAGCCGTCCCATCGACATTCATCTCGATGGCATGCGCGCGCTCGGCGCCAGGATCGAGCTCGACGGCGGCTACGCCAACGCTTCGGCCGACAGTCTCGTCGGCGGACACGTCATCTTTTCCATGCCCTCGGTGGGCGCCACCGAGAACGTGATGATGGCGGCCGCGCTGGCCAAGGGAAGCACGCGCATCGAGAACGCCGCGCGCGAGCCGGAGATTGTCGATCTTGCCGGTGCGCTGGTGTCGATGGGCGCCAACATCTGCGGCGCCGGCACCTCGGTCATCGAGATCGAAGGCGTGGCGCAGCTCTCGGGCATGCAGCACGCGGTGGTCGAGGACCGCATCGTGGCCGGCACGTTCCTGTGCGGCGCGGCCATGACCGAAGGCGACGTGTTCGTCCGCGGGGCGCGCGCCGATCACCTCGAGAGCCTGCTCGAGACGCTGACGCTGGCCGGCTGCAAGATCGACATCCAGCCCGATGGCGTGCGGGCCTCGATGCAGGGACGGCCGAGGCCGGTCGACATCGTCACGGCGCCGTTCCCCGGCTTTCCCACCGATCTGCAGGCGCAGTGGATGGCGTTGATGTGCCTGGCCGACGGACGCTGCCAGATCGAGGAGCGGATCTTCGAGAATCGCTTCATGCACGTCGAGGAGCTGGCGCGCATGGGCGCGCAGATCCAGATCAACCGCGGCGCCGCCATCGTCACCGGACGCCCTTCGCTGTCGGGAGCACCGGTGATGGCCACCGATCTGCGCGCGAGCGTGTGTCTGGTCCTGGCCGGCATCGCGGCCAGCGGCACGACCGAGGTGATGCGCATCTACCACCTCGACCGCGGCTACGAGCACATCGAGAAGAAGCTGGCACTCCTCGGCGCGCAGGTGTCGCGCGAGAAGGAGGGCGCATGA
- the hisD gene encoding histidinol dehydrogenase → MKAGAPGAGGGARVLRGRVAARGRTAAGGARSDAASATVAVLRDGTRQAQAQLARLAQRGRGPAGVEARVLAILEEVRRDGDAALARLTRQLDGVDLRKSGFEVSRREIDAAAARVEPSLLRALEKAHARIRAFHRNERERGFDRREDGIRTGIRITPLAHAGVYVPGGKAAYPSSVLMNIVPAKVAGVPEITVVTPPSRDGIRDEVLAAARIAGATRVLRIGGAQAVAALAYGTQSIARVDKIVGPGNIWVATAKRLVFGEVDIDMVAGPSEVLIVADDSADPEWVAADMLAQAEHDELAASICITTSPEHGARVAEALARQCQELPRAHIAAKSLTQYGTILVAADLDRACALANQIAPEHLQVFTRRARTLVPKLTNAGAIFVGALTTEPLGDYAAGPNHVLPTGGSARFASPLGVYDFVKRTSIIEVDRRGFARLEGVVTALARAEGLDAHAAAVTRRKPKRPQ, encoded by the coding sequence ATGAAAGCCGGCGCTCCAGGCGCCGGCGGCGGCGCGCGCGTGTTGCGAGGTCGCGTCGCCGCGCGCGGGCGTACGGCGGCGGGTGGCGCTCGCAGCGACGCGGCCAGCGCGACGGTGGCCGTTCTGCGCGACGGCACGCGCCAGGCGCAGGCGCAGCTGGCCAGGCTCGCGCAGCGCGGGCGCGGGCCGGCCGGCGTCGAAGCCAGGGTGCTGGCCATCCTCGAGGAGGTCCGGCGCGACGGCGACGCCGCCCTCGCGCGTCTTACCAGGCAGCTCGACGGTGTCGATCTTCGCAAGAGCGGCTTCGAAGTGAGCCGGCGCGAGATCGATGCGGCCGCCGCGCGCGTCGAGCCTTCGCTGCTGCGCGCGCTCGAGAAGGCGCATGCCCGCATCCGCGCGTTCCATCGCAACGAGCGCGAGCGCGGCTTCGACCGCAGGGAGGACGGAATCCGCACCGGCATCCGCATCACGCCGCTCGCGCACGCCGGCGTCTACGTGCCCGGAGGCAAGGCCGCGTATCCGTCCAGCGTGCTGATGAACATCGTGCCGGCCAAGGTCGCCGGCGTTCCCGAGATCACCGTGGTGACGCCGCCCTCGCGCGACGGCATCCGCGACGAGGTGCTGGCGGCGGCGAGAATCGCCGGCGCCACGCGCGTGCTGCGCATCGGCGGCGCGCAGGCGGTGGCGGCGCTGGCCTACGGAACACAGAGCATCGCGCGCGTCGACAAGATCGTGGGGCCCGGCAACATCTGGGTCGCCACGGCCAAGCGCCTTGTGTTCGGCGAGGTCGACATCGACATGGTGGCGGGGCCGAGCGAGGTGCTGATCGTCGCCGATGACAGCGCCGATCCGGAGTGGGTCGCCGCCGACATGCTGGCGCAGGCCGAGCACGACGAGCTCGCCGCCTCCATCTGCATCACCACGTCGCCGGAGCACGGCGCCAGAGTGGCCGAGGCGCTGGCGCGCCAGTGCCAGGAGCTGCCGCGTGCGCACATCGCGGCCAAGTCGCTGACCCAGTACGGCACGATCCTGGTGGCCGCCGATCTGGATCGCGCCTGCGCGCTCGCCAACCAGATCGCTCCCGAGCACCTGCAGGTCTTCACGCGGCGTGCGCGCACGCTGGTGCCCAAGCTGACCAATGCAGGCGCGATCTTCGTCGGAGCGCTCACCACCGAACCGCTCGGCGACTACGCCGCCGGTCCCAATCACGTGCTGCCCACCGGCGGCTCGGCGCGGTTTGCGTCGCCGCTCGGCGTCTATGACTTCGTCAAGCGAACCAGTATCATCGAGGTCGATCGCCGCGGCTTTGCGCGGCTGGAAGGCGTGGTGACGGCGCTGGCGCGGGCCGAAGGCCTGGACGCGCACGCCGCCGCGGTGACGCGAAGGAAGCCGAAGCGGCCGCAATAA
- the hisB gene encoding imidazoleglycerol-phosphate dehydratase HisB: MAKTKKTAAKKSSAARSATEVRPRAPRARRGGAKPAGAGAAPALEPRRAEVLRETSETRIDVRLGIDEPGYSISTGVPFLDHMLEALSRHSGIGMQIAATGDTHIDDHHTVEDVGLAIGEALRRALGEKAGIARFGHFETPLDEALVAVTVDLSGRPYLVYNVPLKPQRVGTFDVGLVEDFMQALMTAAGMNLHVNVRYGRNPHHIIEATFKALAKALAMACARDARVQGVPSTKGTLQG; encoded by the coding sequence GTGGCCAAGACCAAGAAGACAGCCGCCAAGAAGAGCAGCGCCGCGCGTAGCGCCACCGAGGTGCGGCCGCGTGCGCCGCGCGCCCGTCGTGGCGGCGCGAAACCCGCCGGCGCAGGCGCCGCCCCAGCTCTCGAACCGCGCCGCGCCGAGGTGCTGCGCGAGACGAGCGAGACGCGGATCGACGTGCGCCTCGGCATCGACGAGCCCGGCTATTCGATCAGCACCGGCGTCCCGTTCCTCGATCACATGCTCGAGGCGCTGTCGCGGCACTCGGGAATCGGCATGCAGATCGCCGCCACCGGCGATACGCACATCGACGATCACCACACGGTGGAAGACGTAGGCCTGGCCATCGGCGAGGCGTTGCGGCGCGCGCTCGGCGAGAAGGCGGGCATCGCCCGTTTCGGCCATTTCGAGACTCCTCTGGACGAGGCGCTGGTGGCGGTGACGGTGGATCTCAGCGGGCGGCCGTACCTGGTCTACAACGTGCCGCTCAAGCCTCAGCGCGTCGGCACGTTCGATGTCGGGCTGGTCGAGGATTTCATGCAGGCGCTGATGACGGCCGCGGGCATGAACCTGCACGTCAACGTGCGCTATGGCCGCAACCCGCACCACATCATCGAGGCGACGTTCAAGGCGCTGGCCAAGGCGCTGGCGATGGCGTGCGCGCGTGACGCGCGCGTGCAGGGCGTGCCCTCGACGAAGGGCACGCTGCAGGGATGA
- the hisH gene encoding imidazole glycerol phosphate synthase subunit HisH, translated as MIAVVDYGVGNLRSVSKALEHVGGEVVVTSDPSIIDSAGGVVLPGVGAFAHCMNNLAAAGLEGCVRSAAASGRPFLGVCVGMQILFEESDEFGRVAGLGILPGRVRRFEPDDRDLKVPHMGWNELVVRQRAPHLQGLPEGTRVYFVHSYYVETPDPSIVATTTPYGIDFVSSAWRDNIFATQFHPEKSQAAGLKILENFARLVAASEGSARAKAGARH; from the coding sequence ATGATCGCGGTCGTCGACTACGGCGTGGGCAACCTGCGCAGCGTCTCCAAGGCGCTCGAGCACGTGGGCGGGGAAGTGGTGGTCACTTCCGATCCTTCGATCATCGATTCGGCCGGCGGCGTCGTGCTGCCCGGCGTGGGCGCGTTCGCGCATTGCATGAACAATCTCGCCGCGGCGGGCCTGGAAGGCTGTGTGCGGTCGGCTGCCGCCTCGGGACGTCCGTTCCTCGGCGTGTGCGTGGGCATGCAGATCCTTTTCGAAGAGAGTGACGAGTTCGGCCGCGTTGCGGGCCTCGGCATCCTGCCCGGACGCGTGCGGCGCTTCGAGCCGGACGATCGGGATCTCAAGGTGCCGCACATGGGATGGAACGAGCTGGTGGTGCGCCAGCGTGCGCCGCACCTGCAAGGCCTGCCCGAGGGCACGCGCGTGTACTTCGTGCATTCCTACTACGTGGAGACGCCCGATCCCTCGATCGTCGCCACGACGACGCCGTACGGCATCGACTTCGTCTCCAGCGCGTGGCGCGACAACATCTTCGCCACGCAGTTCCATCCGGAGAAGAGCCAGGCGGCGGGGCTGAAGATCCTCGAGAACTTCGCTCGCCTGGTCGCGGCCAGCGAAGGCAGCGCCCGGGCCAAGGCTGGCGCCAGGCACTGA